A region from the Corallococcus caeni genome encodes:
- a CDS encoding DUF4870 domain-containing protein, with product MDMDPQQREDQQFGSFITGSPTATQDEKTMGMLSHLGAIAGLVVGAGFLGWAVPLFLMLTKGKESSFVRGNAVESLNFQITTLIAMFVSGILMCVGVGFILVPVVALASLVFSVIGGIKANEGQLYRYPVNLRLVK from the coding sequence ATGGACATGGACCCCCAGCAGCGTGAGGATCAGCAGTTCGGCTCGTTCATCACCGGCTCGCCCACGGCGACCCAGGATGAGAAGACGATGGGGATGTTGTCCCATCTGGGCGCCATCGCCGGCCTGGTGGTGGGCGCGGGCTTCCTGGGCTGGGCGGTGCCCCTGTTCCTGATGCTGACCAAGGGCAAGGAGTCGTCCTTCGTCCGCGGCAACGCGGTGGAGTCGCTCAACTTCCAGATCACCACGCTCATCGCGATGTTCGTCTCCGGCATCCTGATGTGCGTGGGCGTGGGCTTCATCCTGGTGCCCGTCGTCGCGCTGGCGTCGCTGGTGTTCAGCGTCATCGGCGGCATCAAGGCGAACGAGGGCCAGCTGTACCGCTACCCCGTGAACCTGCGGCTGGTGAAGTAG